A window from Azoarcus sp. DD4 encodes these proteins:
- the ccoP gene encoding cytochrome-c oxidase, cbb3-type subunit III: MADFVSGFWNVYVMGLVALSLLFCVFVLVSNMTKRESGPVELHGHVWDETLAEYNNPLPRWWMYLFWITLAFAVVYLAIYPGFGKTNDGRGALHQYENEMAKAEERYAPIFNKYLDKDLKAVAADPEANAMGQRMFLTYCAQCHGAAAQGAKGFPNLTDDEWNWGGDPDTIKTTILGGRMGVMPPFGPALGAEGVKDAANYVRSLSGLAHDSLRAQRGKDIFEQNCVACHGADGKGSTAVGAPNLTNKSWLYGSSEATIIETITNGRSNQMPVFKDFLGEAKVHLLAAYVTSLSNKK, encoded by the coding sequence ATGGCTGACTTTGTTAGCGGTTTCTGGAACGTGTATGTGATGGGCTTGGTTGCCCTGAGCTTGCTGTTCTGTGTGTTCGTGCTGGTCTCGAACATGACCAAGCGAGAATCGGGGCCGGTCGAGTTGCACGGTCACGTCTGGGACGAGACGCTTGCCGAGTACAACAACCCGCTGCCGCGCTGGTGGATGTACCTTTTCTGGATCACCCTTGCATTTGCGGTGGTGTATTTGGCGATCTATCCGGGTTTCGGCAAGACCAACGACGGTCGTGGTGCGCTGCACCAGTACGAGAACGAGATGGCCAAGGCGGAGGAGCGCTACGCACCGATCTTCAACAAGTATCTCGACAAGGATCTGAAGGCGGTTGCGGCCGATCCAGAAGCCAACGCCATGGGCCAGCGTATGTTCCTGACCTATTGTGCCCAGTGCCACGGTGCCGCTGCTCAGGGTGCCAAGGGCTTTCCCAATCTGACCGATGACGAGTGGAACTGGGGTGGCGATCCCGATACCATTAAGACCACCATTCTCGGTGGGCGCATGGGTGTGATGCCGCCGTTCGGACCGGCGCTCGGCGCAGAAGGGGTGAAGGACGCTGCGAACTATGTTCGCTCGCTGTCCGGCCTCGCGCACGACTCTCTGCGCGCTCAGCGTGGCAAGGACATTTTCGAGCAGAACTGCGTTGCCTGCCATGGCGCGGACGGCAAGGGCAGCACGGCCGTCGGTGCCCCGAACCTCACCAACAAGTCCTGGTTGTACGGATCTTCTGAAGCGACGATCATTGAAACGATCACCAACGGTCGCAGCAACCAGATGCCGGTCTTCAAGGACTTCCTGGGTGAAGCTAAGGTTCACCTGCTTGCAGCCTATGTGACCAGCCTCAGCAATAAGAAGTAA
- a CDS encoding cbb3-type cytochrome c oxidase subunit 3 encodes MDINDLRTVITVMGFLCFLGICAWAYSRHAKEGFDEAALLPLTDDDLSALGGRQGKEG; translated from the coding sequence ATGGATATCAACGATTTGAGAACCGTGATCACCGTCATGGGTTTCCTGTGCTTCCTGGGGATTTGCGCCTGGGCCTATAGCAGGCACGCAAAGGAAGGCTTTGATGAAGCGGCGCTCCTGCCCTTGACCGATGACGATCTGTCGGCCCTTGGTGGCCGGCAAGGAAAGGAAGGATAA
- the ccoS gene encoding cbb3-type cytochrome oxidase assembly protein CcoS: protein METLYLLIPLSVVLVFLIGVIFWWALRNGQYDDLEGPAYRLLMDDRDEPPNRRRQVDAPGEGADGKPRDANDNDV from the coding sequence ATGGAAACCTTGTATCTGCTCATTCCCCTGTCGGTCGTGCTGGTTTTCCTGATCGGTGTGATCTTCTGGTGGGCCTTGCGTAATGGCCAGTACGATGATCTCGAGGGGCCCGCTTACCGGCTCCTGATGGACGATCGCGACGAGCCGCCCAATCGTCGCCGGCAGGTTGATGCGCCCGGCGAAGGGGCGGACGGCAAGCCCAGGGACGCGAATGACAATGATGTTTGA
- the ccoN gene encoding cytochrome-c oxidase, cbb3-type subunit I — translation MQSQATYNYKVVRQFAIMTVVWGIVGMLVGVIAAAQLVWPELSVHEWLGYGRLRPLHTNAVIFAFGGCALFATSYYVVQRTCHTRLFAPGLAAFTFWGWQLVIVLAAITLPLGFTSGKEYAELEWPIDLLIAVVWVSYAVVFFGTVAKRTVAHIYVANWFYGAFIITVALLHIVNSMAIPVSLTKSYSAYAGVQDAMVQWWYGHNAVGFFLTAGFLGMMYYFVPKQAERPVYSYRLSVVHFWALIFTYMWAGPHHLHYTALPDWTQSVGMIFSLILLAPSWGGMINGIMTLSGAWHKLRTDPILKFLITALSFYGMSTFEGPMMSVKTVNALSHYTDWTVGHVHSGALGWVAMISIGSVYFLLPRLYGKSEMYSVKLINAHFWIATIGVVLYIASMWIAGVMQGLMWRATNPDGTLTYSFVEGVKASYPFWSIRLLGGVLFLTGMLIMFYNMVKTIAGEKAYNAPVIAPAAAHA, via the coding sequence ATGCAATCGCAAGCGACTTATAACTACAAAGTCGTGCGCCAGTTCGCCATCATGACGGTGGTTTGGGGCATTGTGGGCATGCTGGTCGGTGTTATCGCCGCGGCACAGCTCGTATGGCCCGAGTTGAGCGTTCACGAGTGGCTAGGCTACGGCCGGCTGCGTCCGCTGCATACCAATGCGGTGATCTTCGCTTTCGGCGGCTGTGCGCTGTTCGCGACGTCTTACTATGTCGTTCAGCGTACCTGCCACACCCGCCTGTTCGCGCCGGGCCTGGCTGCTTTCACTTTCTGGGGCTGGCAACTGGTCATCGTCCTGGCCGCGATCACGCTGCCGCTCGGTTTCACTTCCGGCAAGGAGTACGCCGAACTTGAGTGGCCGATCGATCTGCTGATCGCCGTCGTGTGGGTGTCCTACGCGGTCGTGTTCTTCGGCACCGTCGCCAAGCGGACCGTCGCCCACATCTATGTGGCCAACTGGTTCTACGGCGCTTTCATCATCACCGTCGCCCTGCTGCACATCGTGAACAGCATGGCGATCCCGGTCAGCCTCACCAAGTCCTACTCTGCTTATGCCGGTGTTCAGGACGCGATGGTGCAGTGGTGGTACGGTCACAACGCGGTGGGCTTCTTCCTGACCGCTGGCTTCCTCGGCATGATGTACTACTTCGTGCCGAAGCAGGCCGAACGTCCCGTGTATTCTTACCGCCTCTCGGTGGTGCACTTCTGGGCGCTGATCTTCACCTACATGTGGGCCGGCCCGCACCACCTGCACTACACCGCCCTGCCTGACTGGACCCAGTCCGTCGGCATGATCTTCTCGCTGATTCTGCTTGCTCCGTCCTGGGGTGGCATGATCAACGGCATCATGACCCTGTCGGGCGCCTGGCATAAGCTGCGCACCGACCCGATCCTGAAGTTCCTGATCACCGCACTTTCGTTCTACGGCATGTCGACCTTCGAAGGTCCGATGATGTCCGTCAAGACGGTCAATGCGCTGTCGCACTACACCGACTGGACTGTCGGTCATGTGCACTCCGGTGCGCTGGGTTGGGTGGCGATGATTTCCATCGGTTCGGTGTATTTCCTGCTGCCGCGCCTCTACGGCAAGAGCGAGATGTACAGCGTCAAGTTGATCAACGCACACTTCTGGATTGCAACCATCGGCGTTGTGCTCTACATCGCCTCGATGTGGATTGCCGGTGTGATGCAAGGCCTGATGTGGCGTGCCACCAACCCCGACGGTACGCTCACCTATTCGTTCGTCGAAGGCGTCAAGGCCAGCTATCCGTTCTGGAGCATCCGTCTCCTCGGCGGCGTGCTGTTCCTGACTGGCATGCTGATCATGTTCTACAACATGGTGAAGACGATTGCCGGCGAGAAGGCCTACAACGCGCCTGTCATCGCGCCTGCCGCGGCTCACGCGTAA
- a CDS encoding universal stress protein: MFKHILVPTDGSALSESTVARAVSFARDAGARITFFYAQPDFPMPIYGEGALIDPTTPEQFAKSAALEAERILDAAKSAADAAGVLADTDTLVNEVTYEAIINAADRHGCDLIFMASHGRRGIAGLLLGSETQKVLTHSKTPVLVYR, encoded by the coding sequence ATGTTCAAGCACATTCTTGTCCCGACAGACGGATCCGCCTTGTCAGAGAGCACGGTGGCCCGTGCAGTCTCCTTTGCGCGCGACGCCGGTGCACGTATCACCTTCTTCTATGCTCAGCCAGACTTTCCGATGCCCATCTACGGCGAAGGCGCACTCATCGACCCGACCACGCCCGAGCAGTTCGCCAAATCTGCCGCGCTCGAAGCCGAGCGGATTCTCGACGCCGCCAAGTCAGCGGCAGACGCAGCAGGGGTACTTGCCGACACAGACACACTGGTGAACGAAGTCACATACGAGGCCATCATCAACGCCGCCGACCGCCATGGCTGCGACCTTATTTTCATGGCTTCGCACGGACGCCGCGGCATCGCAGGTCTGTTACTCGGCAGCGAAACACAAAAGGTGCTCACGCACAGCAAGACACCCGTACTTGTGTACCGCTGA
- the ccoO gene encoding cytochrome-c oxidase, cbb3-type subunit II, with amino-acid sequence MAQSKHAAIERSVFLMIVLTLLTVSVGGLVEIVPLFFQKSTTSPIDQKGQELAVKPYDPVRLVGRDVYIREGCYNCHSQMIRPFRAETERYGHYSVAGESIYDHPFQWGSKRTGPDLARVGGRYSDEWHRVHLLNPRDVVPESNMPAYFWLDRPAKVDDIQDKMRALNKVGLHKYSDEEIAAAPEQVKGITELQAVVAYLQGLGLALQNVR; translated from the coding sequence ATGGCTCAATCCAAACACGCAGCAATCGAGCGCAGCGTATTCCTGATGATCGTACTGACCCTCCTGACCGTAAGCGTCGGGGGCTTGGTCGAGATCGTACCGCTGTTCTTCCAGAAGTCGACGACCTCGCCGATCGATCAAAAGGGGCAGGAGCTTGCAGTCAAGCCTTACGACCCGGTCCGTCTCGTTGGTCGTGACGTGTACATCCGCGAGGGCTGCTACAACTGCCACTCGCAGATGATTCGACCGTTCCGGGCTGAGACCGAACGCTATGGCCACTATTCGGTGGCGGGTGAGTCCATCTACGACCATCCGTTCCAGTGGGGTTCGAAGCGTACCGGCCCCGACCTGGCCCGTGTTGGCGGTCGCTATTCCGACGAATGGCACCGCGTTCACCTGCTGAATCCGCGCGACGTCGTGCCCGAGTCGAACATGCCCGCCTATTTCTGGCTGGATCGTCCGGCCAAGGTGGATGACATCCAGGACAAGATGCGGGCGCTCAACAAGGTCGGTCTGCACAAGTACAGCGACGAGGAGATCGCCGCCGCGCCGGAGCAGGTCAAGGGGATTACGGAACTGCAAGCGGTGGTCGCTTACCTGCAAGGCCTCGGGCTCGCGCTCCAGAACGTAAGGTAA
- a CDS encoding MBL fold metallo-hydrolase RNA specificity domain-containing protein: protein MDITFHGAAGEVTGSCAQVRHQAGCFLVDCGLFQGGRDAPLKNLRALDFDLTAIDFVLLTHAHLDHAGLLPRLIALGYKGPVYATSATVDLAGVILLDSAHIQEKEAEWLNRHQRARHARRGWDVAPLYTVAQARASLQRLRAVDYDVELKPGPGVRCVFRNAGHILGSAILEISVVEGKGERRLVMTGDLGQPERPVLRDPAFIGAADFLCVESTYGNRAHRSMSETEEELAAVVHETLKRRRGNVIIPAFAVGRTQELLFVLAKLVREGKMDPLEVVVDSPMASAVTELTVRHEGLWDAESRELFAWSQRHADRFKVRFVQDVEESMALNSRPSGLVIVSASGMCDAGRIKHHLRYNLGRSACAIVMTGFQAAGTLGRRLVDGARAVTIFGERIPVKASVHTIGGLSAHADQPALLAWLAHFSRPPRQTFIVHGEAGASAAFAKAIEHRLGWPSPVLSQRGTRYELC from the coding sequence ATGGATATCACGTTCCACGGTGCCGCTGGCGAGGTGACGGGTTCATGCGCGCAGGTTAGGCATCAGGCCGGTTGTTTCCTGGTTGACTGCGGTCTTTTCCAGGGAGGGCGGGACGCCCCCCTGAAGAACCTCAGGGCGCTGGACTTCGATCTGACGGCGATTGATTTCGTGCTTCTTACTCACGCTCATCTGGACCACGCAGGCTTGTTGCCGCGACTCATCGCCCTTGGGTACAAAGGACCGGTGTACGCGACGTCCGCTACGGTGGACCTGGCAGGCGTCATCCTGCTCGATTCGGCCCATATACAGGAAAAGGAGGCCGAATGGCTCAATCGACATCAGCGTGCCCGCCATGCGAGACGTGGTTGGGATGTCGCACCGCTCTATACGGTTGCGCAGGCTCGCGCCAGTCTGCAGCGTCTGCGTGCGGTGGACTACGACGTCGAGTTGAAACCAGGGCCGGGCGTGCGTTGTGTGTTTCGCAATGCGGGTCATATCCTAGGGTCGGCGATCCTCGAAATTTCCGTCGTGGAAGGAAAGGGAGAGCGTCGGCTGGTGATGACGGGGGATCTCGGGCAGCCTGAGCGCCCGGTGCTACGTGACCCCGCCTTCATCGGGGCGGCTGATTTTCTGTGCGTCGAGTCCACCTACGGTAACCGTGCCCACCGTTCGATGAGCGAGACTGAAGAGGAACTGGCAGCAGTCGTGCACGAGACCCTGAAACGCAGGCGCGGGAATGTCATCATTCCGGCGTTCGCGGTGGGCCGTACTCAGGAATTGTTGTTCGTGCTTGCCAAACTCGTACGTGAAGGGAAGATGGATCCGCTTGAGGTCGTCGTCGATTCGCCGATGGCGTCGGCGGTGACCGAATTGACGGTGCGACATGAGGGGCTTTGGGACGCCGAGAGCCGTGAGCTCTTTGCATGGTCTCAACGTCATGCAGATCGCTTCAAAGTACGTTTTGTGCAGGACGTAGAGGAGTCCATGGCGCTGAACAGTCGCCCCTCTGGTCTGGTTATCGTCTCGGCGAGTGGCATGTGCGATGCCGGCCGGATCAAGCACCACCTGCGCTACAACCTTGGACGTAGCGCTTGCGCCATTGTGATGACGGGATTCCAGGCTGCTGGAACGTTGGGGAGGCGCCTCGTGGATGGCGCACGGGCGGTAACAATCTTTGGTGAGCGCATTCCGGTCAAGGCGAGCGTTCATACAATAGGTGGTCTGTCGGCTCATGCCGATCAGCCCGCCTTGCTCGCCTGGCTGGCGCATTTTTCCAGGCCGCCGCGTCAGACGTTTATCGTACACGGCGAGGCCGGCGCCTCGGCTGCATTTGCCAAAGCCATCGAACATCGGCTCGGTTGGCCGTCTCCTGTCTTGTCGCAGCGCGGGACGCGATACGAATTGTGCTAA
- a CDS encoding FixH family protein, whose protein sequence is MSLSVTEKNPVPWYKQGWPWFLIALPGTAIIAGVITLVIAINSWDGLVVDDYYKEGKAFVQTIERTERARTLGLKARLQIRTDSIRIELSSAVNAAAVPATIHLTVSHPTRGGLDQQIRLSGRDGVFEGAMAPLSTGRWLFQIEDEPREWRMNGAAFLPTETEIRIDPSGT, encoded by the coding sequence ATGAGTCTGAGCGTGACTGAGAAAAATCCTGTCCCCTGGTACAAGCAGGGGTGGCCTTGGTTTCTGATCGCCTTGCCGGGAACTGCGATCATCGCGGGGGTAATAACCCTAGTCATCGCGATCAACAGTTGGGACGGACTTGTTGTTGATGACTACTACAAAGAAGGGAAGGCTTTCGTACAAACCATAGAACGCACGGAACGTGCGCGGACGCTGGGGTTGAAGGCGAGGCTGCAGATACGAACCGATTCGATCCGGATCGAGCTGTCGTCTGCTGTCAATGCGGCTGCAGTTCCGGCTACCATACATCTGACGGTTTCTCACCCGACGCGTGGCGGTTTGGATCAGCAAATCCGCTTGAGTGGCCGTGACGGTGTGTTCGAGGGGGCGATGGCGCCACTCTCAACCGGAAGATGGTTGTTTCAGATAGAAGACGAGCCCCGCGAGTGGCGTATGAACGGGGCCGCATTCCTCCCGACAGAGACGGAGATCCGGATAGATCCATCCGGTACATAG
- a CDS encoding heavy metal translocating P-type ATPase yields MNSPDLPAVDAAAADSDQDCYHCGLPIPAETRHYVRIDGANRRMCCVGCEAVAQSIVDNGLEDYYRHRDAMPEQRREALPPELQELGLFDHPDFQKSFVRPVGEHEREASLILEGITCAACVWLNEQHVGRQPGVSAVEINYATRRARVRWDERRIKLSDILGAIAAIGYRAYPYDAERSEQIAHRERRSMLWRVFVAGFGMMQVMMYAVPVYLAGEGEMTADIEALMRWASLLLTLPVVLYSAAPFFRRALRDVRLRRLGMDVPVAIGVGSAFAASVWATVTGGPEVYYDSVTMFVFFLLGGRYLEMLARQKAVRGVEELGKVLPAFAERLDAERGHERIPVAQLTPGDLVRVRPGEVIPADGVVVEGRSDANEALLTGESRPVPKATGATLTGGSINISSPLVFRVEQVGDATRLAAIRRLMERAAEEKPRIAAQSDRVAVVFIVTLLVLAALTGVVWYFVDPQRALWVFVSVLVVACPCALSLATPTALTVGTDALARMGVLVTRGHAIETLANANHFVFDKTGTLTYGRMALQETLPLGEIPAADALVLAAALEQGSEHPIAAGVRDAVDRVLPVATDVRAETGQGLGGRVDGEQLWIGRPDHVAMRIARPLPETLHAVELRGGTVVALGCVRRGWLALFRLADTPRAEAAGLIAKLSGELLRTTVLSGDAPTVVTAVATGLGIADAHGAMSPQDKQAYLVRLQQTPSAVVAMIGDGVNDAPVLAQAHVSIAMGGGTDLARNQADIVLLSENLASLGQGMDLARRTLRIIRQNLWWSFIYNFTSVPLAMAGLVTPWMAGIGMAGSSLLVVLNALRLQYRPRKA; encoded by the coding sequence ATGAACTCACCCGACTTGCCTGCCGTAGACGCCGCGGCCGCCGATAGCGATCAGGACTGCTACCACTGCGGCCTGCCCATTCCGGCCGAGACCCGGCACTACGTACGAATCGACGGCGCCAACCGGCGGATGTGCTGCGTGGGCTGCGAGGCGGTGGCCCAGTCCATCGTCGACAACGGTCTCGAAGACTACTACCGCCATCGCGATGCCATGCCCGAGCAGCGTCGCGAGGCACTGCCTCCGGAACTCCAGGAACTCGGCCTGTTCGACCATCCCGATTTCCAGAAGTCTTTCGTACGCCCGGTTGGCGAGCATGAGCGCGAAGCTTCGCTGATCCTCGAGGGCATCACCTGCGCGGCCTGCGTCTGGCTCAACGAGCAGCATGTCGGCCGCCAGCCCGGCGTTTCCGCCGTGGAAATCAACTACGCCACCCGCCGTGCCCGCGTACGTTGGGACGAGCGGCGCATCAAGCTGTCTGACATCCTGGGCGCGATCGCGGCCATCGGCTATCGCGCCTACCCCTACGATGCGGAGCGTTCGGAACAGATCGCCCACCGCGAGCGTCGCTCCATGCTTTGGCGCGTGTTCGTTGCCGGCTTCGGCATGATGCAGGTCATGATGTACGCGGTCCCGGTCTATCTGGCCGGTGAAGGCGAGATGACTGCGGACATCGAGGCCTTGATGCGATGGGCGAGTCTGCTGCTGACCCTGCCGGTGGTGCTCTACTCCGCGGCGCCATTCTTCCGGCGCGCCCTGCGCGACGTCCGTTTGCGTCGGCTTGGCATGGATGTTCCCGTGGCGATCGGCGTTGGCAGCGCGTTTGCCGCCAGTGTCTGGGCAACGGTGACTGGCGGGCCGGAGGTCTATTACGACTCGGTGACGATGTTCGTGTTCTTCCTGCTTGGCGGTCGCTACCTTGAGATGCTGGCGCGACAGAAAGCCGTTCGCGGCGTGGAGGAACTTGGCAAGGTTCTGCCCGCCTTCGCCGAACGTCTCGATGCCGAGCGTGGTCACGAGCGGATTCCGGTGGCGCAGTTGACGCCGGGCGATCTGGTGCGTGTGCGCCCCGGCGAGGTGATTCCGGCCGACGGTGTCGTCGTCGAAGGACGCAGCGATGCCAATGAGGCGCTGCTGACCGGTGAGAGCCGCCCGGTGCCGAAGGCGACAGGGGCTACGTTGACCGGTGGCAGCATTAATATCTCCAGTCCGTTGGTGTTCCGCGTTGAGCAGGTGGGCGATGCGACCCGGCTGGCAGCGATCCGCCGGCTGATGGAACGTGCGGCAGAGGAGAAGCCGAGGATCGCGGCGCAGTCCGACCGGGTCGCGGTGGTCTTCATCGTCACCCTGCTGGTACTGGCTGCACTCACGGGCGTAGTGTGGTACTTCGTCGATCCGCAGCGTGCGCTGTGGGTCTTCGTCTCGGTGCTGGTGGTGGCTTGTCCGTGCGCGCTATCGTTGGCCACACCGACCGCGCTTACGGTAGGCACCGACGCCCTCGCTCGCATGGGTGTGCTGGTGACGCGCGGCCATGCCATCGAGACGCTGGCGAACGCCAACCACTTCGTGTTCGACAAGACGGGAACGCTGACCTACGGCCGGATGGCGTTGCAGGAAACGCTGCCACTGGGAGAGATTCCGGCCGCCGATGCACTGGTGCTTGCCGCGGCCCTGGAGCAGGGATCCGAGCATCCGATAGCGGCCGGGGTGCGCGACGCTGTCGATCGCGTCCTGCCTGTCGCGACCGATGTCCGTGCCGAAACCGGGCAGGGGTTGGGAGGTCGCGTCGATGGCGAACAGCTATGGATCGGGCGGCCGGATCATGTCGCCATGCGCATCGCCCGTCCTTTGCCGGAGACTCTTCATGCCGTCGAGCTACGCGGCGGAACGGTCGTCGCGCTCGGCTGTGTTCGTCGCGGATGGCTTGCGCTCTTTCGCCTTGCCGACACCCCGCGGGCAGAGGCGGCGGGACTGATTGCCAAGCTTTCCGGCGAGCTCCTGCGCACGACGGTATTGTCCGGCGATGCGCCCACCGTCGTGACCGCGGTGGCGACCGGTCTCGGCATCGCGGATGCCCATGGTGCAATGTCGCCGCAGGACAAGCAGGCTTATCTTGTGCGACTGCAGCAGACACCGTCTGCCGTCGTGGCGATGATAGGCGATGGCGTCAACGACGCTCCTGTCCTGGCCCAGGCACACGTGTCGATCGCGATGGGTGGAGGTACCGATCTGGCGCGCAATCAGGCCGACATCGTGCTGTTGAGCGAAAACCTCGCTAGCCTCGGACAAGGGATGGATCTCGCGCGACGAACCCTGCGCATCATTCGTCAGAACCTCTGGTGGTCCTTCATTTACAACTTCACCTCGGTGCCGCTTGCGATGGCCGGGCTGGTGACGCCGTGGATGGCTGGCATCGGCATGGCCGGCAGTTCGTTGCTGGTGGTGCTGAATGCGCTCCGCCTTCAATACCGTCCGCGCAAAGCCTGA
- the ccoG gene encoding cytochrome c oxidase accessory protein CcoG, producing the protein MNSPASDPKSIPPTPNEAEDGLYAVRKKVYVRAVSGAFATSRWALVWFTQLLFYGLPWLTWNDRQAVLFHLTERKFYIFGWVFWPQDVFFLAILLIISAYALFFFTAIAGRLWCGYACPQTVYTEIFMWIEQKIEGDHNKRAKLDKAPMSARKFGIKAAKYAAWGALALWTGFTFVAFFSPLDELLKSARALSFGPWELFWILFYGSFTYLFAGVMREQVCKYMCPYARFQSVMFDPDTLVITYDEDRGEPRGTRKKGVDPRTVNKGDCIDCGICVQVCPTGIDIRKGLQYECIGCAACIDACDQVMDKMEYPRGLIRYSTENAVKKHWGRKEIIGHVLRPRTLIYGGVLALVSIAFVWGLASREPLRVDILRDRTSLAREVEDGMIENVYRLQVMNMTETSRSFRLNVSGLREARIDGAESINVGPAATQSVTVKVLVPGDAGKPGANEVFFVISPEDAPDLELREKTTFLMPN; encoded by the coding sequence ATGAACAGCCCGGCGTCCGATCCGAAATCCATCCCTCCAACCCCAAACGAAGCCGAAGACGGCCTCTACGCAGTTCGGAAGAAGGTCTATGTGCGTGCGGTCAGCGGAGCTTTTGCTACGTCACGCTGGGCGCTGGTGTGGTTCACCCAACTGTTGTTTTACGGTTTGCCGTGGCTGACGTGGAATGACCGGCAGGCTGTGCTGTTCCACCTGACCGAGCGGAAGTTCTACATCTTTGGCTGGGTCTTCTGGCCACAGGATGTTTTCTTTCTTGCCATTCTGTTGATCATTTCGGCGTACGCGCTGTTCTTCTTTACCGCGATCGCCGGTCGCCTATGGTGTGGTTATGCTTGTCCGCAGACGGTCTACACCGAGATCTTCATGTGGATCGAGCAAAAGATTGAGGGTGACCACAACAAGCGTGCGAAGTTGGACAAGGCTCCAATGTCCGCGCGGAAGTTCGGTATCAAGGCGGCGAAGTATGCTGCCTGGGGCGCCTTGGCACTCTGGACAGGCTTTACCTTCGTTGCCTTCTTCTCTCCGCTCGATGAATTGTTGAAATCGGCGCGTGCCTTGAGCTTCGGCCCATGGGAACTTTTCTGGATCCTGTTTTACGGTAGTTTCACATACCTGTTCGCTGGCGTAATGCGCGAGCAGGTATGCAAGTACATGTGCCCGTACGCACGCTTCCAGAGTGTCATGTTCGATCCGGATACCTTGGTGATCACCTACGATGAAGATCGCGGCGAGCCGAGAGGGACGCGCAAGAAGGGGGTTGATCCGCGTACGGTCAACAAGGGCGACTGTATCGACTGCGGCATCTGCGTTCAGGTCTGTCCGACCGGTATCGATATCCGCAAGGGACTGCAATACGAGTGCATTGGCTGTGCGGCCTGCATCGATGCCTGTGATCAGGTGATGGACAAGATGGAGTACCCGCGTGGCCTGATTCGCTACTCGACCGAGAATGCGGTCAAGAAGCATTGGGGGCGAAAGGAGATCATCGGCCACGTTCTGCGTCCGCGCACCTTGATCTATGGCGGCGTGCTTGCCCTCGTAAGCATCGCTTTCGTGTGGGGACTGGCGTCTAGGGAGCCGCTCAGGGTCGACATCCTTCGTGATCGCACGTCGTTGGCGCGAGAGGTAGAAGACGGGATGATCGAAAACGTCTATCGTCTGCAGGTCATGAACATGACTGAAACCTCCCGTAGCTTCCGCCTGAACGTCTCCGGGCTGCGGGAGGCTCGCATCGATGGTGCCGAGTCCATTAATGTCGGACCGGCAGCCACACAGTCCGTGACCGTAAAGGTGCTGGTGCCGGGCGATGCCGGCAAACCCGGCGCCAATGAGGTCTTCTTTGTAATCTCTCCCGAAGATGCTCCAGATCTGGAACTCCGGGAGAAGACAACGTTTCTGATGCCAAATTGA
- a CDS encoding DUF3149 domain-containing protein: MAWSELFSTDIGLLSLFTIGFVVVMAGYIYRFAVRHIAEDEKKAGVGHH; the protein is encoded by the coding sequence ATGGCCTGGAGTGAATTGTTCAGTACGGATATTGGTCTGCTCAGTCTCTTCACGATCGGCTTTGTTGTCGTCATGGCGGGATACATTTACCGATTCGCGGTTCGTCATATCGCGGAGGATGAGAAAAAGGCAGGAGTTGGTCACCACTGA